Proteins from one Melospiza melodia melodia isolate bMelMel2 chromosome 18, bMelMel2.pri, whole genome shotgun sequence genomic window:
- the IL20RB gene encoding interleukin-20 receptor subunit beta, producing MERRKKREVGRDAGRNRVLQVSQDFSPVKLRSLREKENNSSLICFSCVVLTWNVVGDCSPTGGDALLPAPQSISILSTNMKHFLTWSPVIVQGETVRYSVEFQGEYEREYANGSWIPISECSLTTATICNLTEDISASVAYKLRVRAELGATRSQWGTTKGFFNRAMTSLTPPQLRAVADGHHLLVDLADMGPSFQFRVLYWRKGQETRVQQKVLREVSSVVHLDTMEAGAEYCVKAQTHVQAINRSSSFSPTQCVRAQGDKSMWLVTALIASAGFAVAVLTLPLLAWKISKIFQHSCCPAAVLPDTLKESEPPTQLILRGREEAEQCDLMVVVMPSEEALQLWIQKALQSSPENQQPLCSSFLHPIKSK from the exons AtggagaggagaaagaaaagggaGGTTGGGAGGGATGCAGGAAGGAACAGAG TGCTCCAAGTCTCTCAG gatttttctcctgtgaagctaagaagcctcagagaaaaggaaaacaattcttctctcatttgcttctcctgtgttgtgctcacgtggaatgtggttggagattgttcacccacag GAGGAGATGCTTTGTTGCCAGCACCTCAGAGTATCTCCATTCTTTCAACCAACATGAAACACTTCTTAACTTGGAGTCCTGTGATCGtccagggagaaactgtgagatACTCTGTTGAGTTTCAAGG GGAATACGAGCGGGAATACGCCAACGGGAGCTGGATCCCCATCTCGGAGTGCTCCCTCACCACAGCCACCATCTGCAACCTGACCGAGGACATCTCAGCCTCCGTGGCCTACAAGCTGCGTGTCAGGGCAGAGCTCGGTGCCACCAGGTCACAGTGGGGCACCACCAAGGGCTTCTTCAACCGCGCCATGA CATCCCTCACCCCACCCCAGCTGAGGGCCGTGGCGGATGGGCACCATTTGCTGGTGGACCTGGCAGACATGGGGCCCTCCTTCCAGTTCCGGGTGCTCTACTGGAGGAAGGGCCAGGAGACCAGG GTGCAGCAGAAGGTGCTGAGGGAGGTGAGCTCCGTGGTTCACCTGGACACCATGGAGGCAGGAGCTGAGTACTGTGTGAAGGCTCAGACTCACGTCCAGGCCATCAACAGGAGCAGCAGCTTCAGCCCCACGCAGTGTGTGAGGGCTCAGG GTGACAAATCCATGTGGTTGGTTACTGCCCTCATCGCCTCTGCTGGCTTTGCTGTGGCAGTTTTGACCCTGCCTCTCCTTGCCTGGAAAATCAGTAAAATCTTCCAACactcctgctgccctgctgctgtcctgccAGACACActg AAGGAATCAGAGCCCCCCACCCAGCTGATCCTGCGGGGCAGGGAAGAAGCTGAGCAATGTGACCTGATGGTGGTTGTGATGCCCTCAGAAGAAGCTCTCCAGCTATGGATTCAAAAGGCACTTCAGAGCAGCCCAGAAAACCAACAGCCCCTTTGTAGCAGCTTCCTCCATCCCATCAAAAGCAAGTAA